The genomic window CCACCACACTAGTTCTTATTGATACTTCTTGTCTCGCTCCAGCAACTCCACCGAAACGCCCTGTGGGCCGCGGATGAAGCAGATGCGGATTCCAGGGCGAAGGGTGTGCGGCTCTTTGGTGAATTCGACGCCCTTTCCCTTCAATTCAGTCGCGACCGCATCGATGTCCTTGACCGACAGCCCGATGTGATCGAGCCCCTGATAAGGCGTCACCGGCGCGGCGTTGACCCCGTCGCCGGGAGTCACGGGCGCGATGAACACGTCGGCGCCGCCAAGCTTGAGGTCGATACGTCCGGGGCTACGCACGATTTCCGCGCCCAGCATTTGCTCGAACCACTTCGCCGTTGCCTCCGGATCGGGGCTGCGCAAGTGAACATGGTCCCAAGTAAATGATGGCATCGGCGTTTCTCCTTGTTTGTCGGTAGCATAAGAGGAAACGCAAATGGCCGGGTCAAGCCCGGCCATGACAAAGTGGGGAATGCCCCTCATGGTACGAAACGAAGGGTTAGGCCGCGACGCAGCTCTTGACATAAACCCGGCGAGCGGCACCGCGGAGCTTCTGATCGATGGCCTGCTGCAGGCAGTCAACGCGCGCCCGCGCCACGCACAACTGCATCTGATCCCGCGCCTGAGACTTGTTAAGGTGCTTTGCAGCAACCGTCTGCCGGCACGTCTCACGCTTGCCGACGCGCACTGGCGTCTTGCCATCCGTCGGGACAGCATAGGCAAGCTTGGTAATGCCTTCCGGAGACCCCGAAGCAACAGCGCTCGGAAGCGGGTTCTGGGAAATGGCACCGTAGATCGCTGCCCCTAACAGGGCGGCGTAAATGGCGGGGGTTACGATACGCATCGATCCTCCTGCATTTATGGGCGATCGTCAGACCAGACAGGGCGAATGCGACATCAATGCGGCAAGCGGGGTCGATCGGAACCCGTCCGCCACGATTCAGTTCTCCCATTATAGGGAGAAAACCAATGCAGTCCAAGCTGTTGCACGATTCCGATGGCCAACGGACCTTCGCGGTCATCCTCTCCACCGGTGAGGAGATCATGACATGCCTCAAGCAATTCGTCACGCAACAGAAGATTACAGCGGCACAAATCAGCGCTATTGGCGCGCTCAGCGATGTCGTGCTGCTCTACTTCGACTGGGACAAGAAAGGTTACATGAAGATCCCGATACGCGAGCAGGTCGAAGTCGCCTCCCTGCTCGGCGACGTCGCGGAGGCCGACGGCAAGCCCGCTATCCATCTTCACATTGTGGTCGGAAAACGCGACGGACAAGCCATGGCGGGACATCTCGGCGAGGCACACGTA from Nitrobacteraceae bacterium AZCC 1564 includes these protein-coding regions:
- a CDS encoding lactoylglutathione lyase (product_source=KO:K01759; cath_funfam=3.10.180.10; cog=COG0346; ko=KO:K01759; pfam=PF00903; superfamily=54593); the encoded protein is MPSFTWDHVHLRSPDPEATAKWFEQMLGAEIVRSPGRIDLKLGGADVFIAPVTPGDGVNAAPVTPYQGLDHIGLSVKDIDAVATELKGKGVEFTKEPHTLRPGIRICFIRGPQGVSVELLERDKKYQ
- a CDS encoding hypothetical protein (product_source=Hypo-rule applied; cleavage_site_network=SignalP-noTM) — protein: MRIVTPAIYAALLGAAIYGAISQNPLPSAVASGSPEGITKLAYAVPTDGKTPVRVGKRETCRQTVAAKHLNKSQARDQMQLCVARARVDCLQQAIDQKLRGAARRVYVKSCVAA
- a CDS encoding putative DNA-binding protein with PD1-like motif (product_source=COG1661; cath_funfam=3.30.1330.80; cog=COG1661; ko=KO:K06934; pfam=PF03479; superfamily=117856), which translates into the protein MQSKLLHDSDGQRTFAVILSTGEEIMTCLKQFVTQQKITAAQISAIGALSDVVLLYFDWDKKGYMKIPIREQVEVASLLGDVAEADGKPAIHLHIVVGKRDGQAMAGHLGEAHVRPTLEAIITESPAHLRKQHDPESGLALIRIDA